One window of the Desulfobotulus mexicanus genome contains the following:
- a CDS encoding thioredoxin family protein, with product MEIKVLGPGCAKCTQAEKIVREAVAEAGVDASIEKVSDLLKIAGYGVFGTPAVIIDGDVKMVGKVPKKEEVLGWLQ from the coding sequence ATGGAAATCAAGGTTCTGGGTCCAGGGTGCGCCAAATGCACACAGGCGGAAAAAATTGTAAGAGAAGCCGTAGCGGAAGCAGGTGTTGACGCTTCCATTGAAAAGGTATCCGATCTCCTCAAAATTGCAGGATATGGAGTTTTCGGAACCCCCGCCGTTATCATTGACGGAGATGTGAAAATGGTTGGCAAGGTACCCAAAAAAGAGGAGGTGTTGGGCTGGCTCCAATGA